A window from Desulfomicrobium escambiense DSM 10707 encodes these proteins:
- a CDS encoding CHASE domain-containing protein, producing the protein MPQTATPEIHPDPPRRAVSEALHNDVAAWVVLAISLIITLLSWQIASRSVENHLRDSFNFEVEKAGQAISKRMQEYEQVLRSGVGLFLASESVTRKDWHLFVENLQIDTYWPGIQGIGFSLMISPEELAGHERQIQAEGFPDYGVRPRGPREQYSSIIYLEPFDDRNVRAFGYDMFSESVRRAAMTRARDSGLPAVSGKVTLVQETDQDVQPGFLMYLPLYRPGLPTDTVERRRAALHGFVYSPFRIRDLMNGILGHGLPNLHFRVHDGQGANADSLLYDSQPARIFGRDCSLVTERTIELPGRTWTVRFAALPEFEDEMRTDQPLIIAVGGVAVDLLLFAVIWSLSLQRRRSVRHAAAMAAVMGDLQAARDQAEAANLAKSAFLANMSHELRTPLNGIMGMLQLLQMTELNGEQEDYASTAVFSCTRLTRLLGDILDLSRVEAGKIQIQRQPFNLRGMLHSLGELFQPAARQSGVELSVHIPDDLPAMVEGDEHRVLQILSNLVGNSVKFTGSGSVRLEACMLPFSPVGDRMFLFLVADTGPGIDDRSLGSIFEPFRQGENTGEKSRQGAGLGLSIVRGLVGLMGGTVSVETEPGAGTTFAVALPLGEAERETPAECCELGLRPGQRMTSLRVLLVEDEPVNRLGISAMLGKRGVEVLQAGNGQEALDILGRQRVDLVFMDVQMPVLDGLETTRIIRTDPRFAECSRVPIVALTAYAMVGDRERLLAAGMDAYLAKPVEMKSLFEILERLVPEGERGVQAEADSGA; encoded by the coding sequence ATGCCCCAGACCGCAACTCCCGAAATTCACCCCGATCCGCCCCGAAGGGCCGTGTCTGAAGCCCTGCACAACGACGTCGCGGCATGGGTCGTCCTGGCCATTTCCCTGATCATTACTCTTCTCAGCTGGCAGATCGCGTCCAGATCGGTTGAGAACCATTTGCGGGACAGTTTCAACTTCGAGGTGGAGAAGGCCGGGCAGGCCATCTCCAAGCGGATGCAGGAGTACGAGCAGGTGCTGCGTAGCGGCGTCGGGCTCTTTCTGGCTTCGGAGAGCGTGACCCGCAAGGATTGGCACCTCTTCGTCGAAAATCTGCAGATCGACACCTACTGGCCTGGCATCCAGGGCATCGGCTTCAGCCTCATGATCTCACCGGAAGAACTGGCCGGGCATGAACGGCAGATACAGGCCGAAGGATTCCCCGACTACGGGGTTCGTCCGCGCGGGCCACGTGAGCAGTACAGCTCCATCATCTATCTCGAACCGTTCGACGACAGGAACGTGCGCGCCTTCGGCTACGACATGTTCTCCGAGTCCGTGCGGAGGGCGGCCATGACCCGGGCCAGGGACAGCGGCTTGCCGGCAGTGTCGGGCAAGGTCACCCTGGTGCAGGAGACGGACCAGGACGTGCAGCCCGGATTTCTCATGTACCTGCCCCTCTATCGTCCGGGGCTGCCCACCGATACCGTCGAAAGGCGCAGGGCCGCGTTGCACGGTTTTGTCTACAGCCCGTTCCGCATCCGGGATCTGATGAACGGAATCCTTGGTCATGGACTGCCGAACCTGCACTTCCGCGTCCATGACGGGCAGGGCGCGAACGCGGATTCGCTACTCTACGACTCGCAGCCGGCACGGATTTTCGGCCGGGATTGCTCGCTGGTCACCGAGAGAACCATTGAACTGCCCGGCCGGACGTGGACGGTCCGCTTCGCCGCCCTGCCCGAGTTCGAGGATGAGATGAGGACGGATCAGCCCCTGATCATCGCGGTCGGGGGCGTGGCCGTGGACCTGTTGCTGTTTGCGGTGATCTGGTCCCTGTCGTTGCAGCGCAGGCGTTCAGTGCGGCACGCGGCGGCCATGGCCGCGGTCATGGGGGATCTGCAGGCGGCCAGGGACCAGGCCGAGGCGGCCAACCTGGCCAAGTCGGCGTTTCTGGCGAACATGAGCCATGAACTGCGCACTCCCCTGAACGGGATCATGGGCATGCTGCAACTCCTGCAGATGACGGAGCTCAACGGGGAGCAGGAGGATTACGCGTCGACGGCGGTGTTTTCCTGCACCAGGCTGACACGGCTGCTGGGGGACATTCTGGACCTCTCGCGGGTTGAAGCCGGCAAGATCCAGATTCAGCGCCAACCTTTCAATCTGCGGGGGATGCTGCATTCCCTCGGAGAGTTGTTTCAGCCGGCGGCGCGCCAGTCCGGAGTCGAGCTCTCGGTGCACATCCCGGACGATCTGCCGGCCATGGTCGAGGGCGACGAGCACCGGGTGCTGCAGATTCTCTCGAACCTTGTCGGCAACTCCGTGAAATTCACCGGCAGCGGTTCGGTGCGGCTCGAAGCCTGCATGCTGCCGTTTTCTCCGGTCGGCGACAGGATGTTTCTCTTTCTGGTTGCGGATACCGGGCCGGGCATCGACGACCGGAGTCTCGGGTCCATTTTCGAGCCGTTCAGACAGGGGGAGAACACGGGCGAGAAAAGCAGACAGGGCGCGGGCCTGGGCCTGAGCATCGTGCGTGGGCTGGTCGGGCTCATGGGCGGGACCGTTTCCGTGGAGACGGAACCGGGCGCAGGGACGACCTTTGCCGTTGCCCTGCCCCTTGGCGAGGCCGAGCGGGAAACTCCGGCCGAATGCTGCGAACTCGGGTTGCGTCCCGGTCAACGGATGACTTCCCTGCGTGTGCTGCTGGTGGAGGACGAACCCGTCAACCGCCTCGGCATCTCGGCCATGCTGGGCAAGCGCGGCGTCGAGGTCCTCCAGGCGGGGAACGGGCAGGAAGCCCTCGACATTTTGGGCCGGCAGCGTGTGGATCTCGTGTTCATGGACGTGCAGATGCCGGTTCTGGACGGCTTGGAAACCACGCGAATCATCAGGACCGACCCCCGCTTCGCCGAGTGCTCGCGTGTGCCCATCGTAGCCCTGACGGCCTATGCCATGGTCGGAGACCGTGAGCGGCTGCTGGCGGCGGGCATGGATGCCTATTTGGCCAAACCTGTTGAAATGAAGAGCCTTTTCGAAATTCTTGAACGCCTGGTCCCCGAGGGGGAGCGAGGCGTGCAGGCAGAGGCGGATTCCGGCGCATGA
- a CDS encoding RluA family pseudouridine synthase, with product MNAPSRPGARHLPPNLRIIHEDRDIIVVDKPAGMLTMATDTEKERTAYFALTDYVRKGNSKSRNRIFIVHRLDRETSGLVIFAKSEEAKRTLQERWAETTKIYAAVVHGRMDKASGLVISHLMESGVHKVYSTRDTTQGKLARTAWKVVQERGEYTLLEIELLTGRKHQIRVQMADLGHPVVGDRKYGAGGDSFPRLALHAKSVTFAHPFRGQSMTLTAPVPAAFAQLVGRIGQDEPKTGD from the coding sequence ATGAACGCCCCCTCCCGCCCCGGCGCGCGGCACCTCCCGCCGAACCTGCGCATCATCCACGAAGACCGCGACATCATCGTCGTGGATAAGCCCGCCGGCATGCTGACCATGGCCACGGACACGGAGAAGGAGCGCACGGCGTATTTCGCCCTGACGGACTACGTGCGCAAGGGTAACTCCAAATCCCGCAACAGGATCTTCATTGTCCACCGCCTCGATCGCGAGACCTCGGGCCTCGTCATCTTCGCCAAGTCCGAAGAGGCCAAGCGGACCCTGCAGGAGCGCTGGGCCGAAACGACCAAGATCTACGCGGCGGTGGTGCACGGGCGCATGGACAAGGCCTCGGGTCTGGTCATATCGCATCTCATGGAGAGCGGCGTGCACAAGGTCTATTCCACCCGCGACACGACCCAGGGGAAGCTCGCGCGCACGGCTTGGAAGGTGGTTCAGGAGCGGGGGGAGTATACGTTGCTGGAGATAGAACTGCTGACGGGCCGCAAGCACCAGATCCGCGTGCAGATGGCGGACCTGGGCCACCCCGTGGTCGGGGACAGGAAGTACGGGGCGGGCGGGGATTCCTTCCCGCGTCTTGCCCTGCACGCCAAGTCCGTCACCTTCGCCCACCCCTTCAGGGGGCAGAGCATGACGCTGACGGCTCCGGTGCCGGCGGCCTTTGCGCAGCTGGTGGGGAGAATCGGTCAGGACGAACCCAAAACGGGGGATTGA
- a CDS encoding amino acid ABC transporter ATP-binding protein, producing MIEIRNLHKSFGDLEVLKGVDLTVNAGEVVCIIGPSGSGKSTVLRCINRLETPTSGTVVVDGHDIMDPHTDINYVRTEAGMVFQQFNLFPHMTVLDNVTLGPIKVRKMPKADAEHLGYDLLAKVGLASKAEAFPEQLSGGQKQRVAIARALALQPKVILFDEPTSALDPELVGEVLEVMKKLAAEGMTMIVVTHEMGFAREVADRVIFIDQGVIQEEGAPKDFFGNPKNPRLRDFLGKIVGTGR from the coding sequence ATGATCGAGATCAGGAATCTGCACAAGAGTTTCGGGGATCTGGAAGTACTGAAGGGCGTCGACCTGACCGTCAACGCCGGCGAGGTGGTCTGCATCATCGGCCCCTCGGGCTCGGGCAAATCAACGGTGCTCAGGTGCATCAACCGCCTGGAGACGCCGACATCCGGCACCGTCGTCGTCGACGGGCACGACATCATGGACCCGCACACGGACATCAACTACGTCCGCACCGAGGCGGGCATGGTCTTCCAGCAGTTCAACCTGTTCCCCCACATGACCGTCCTCGACAACGTGACGCTGGGTCCTATAAAAGTCCGCAAGATGCCCAAAGCCGACGCCGAGCACCTCGGCTACGACCTGCTGGCCAAGGTTGGTCTGGCCTCCAAGGCCGAAGCCTTCCCCGAGCAGCTCTCGGGCGGTCAGAAGCAGCGCGTGGCCATAGCCCGCGCCCTGGCCCTGCAGCCCAAGGTCATCCTCTTCGACGAGCCCACCTCGGCCCTGGACCCGGAACTCGTCGGCGAAGTGCTCGAAGTCATGAAAAAATTGGCCGCCGAAGGCATGACCATGATCGTCGTCACCCACGAGATGGGCTTCGCACGCGAGGTGGCCGACAGGGTCATCTTTATCGACCAGGGCGTGATCCAGGAGGAAGGAGCGCCGAAAGATTTCTTCGGCAACCCGAAGAACCCCCGCCTGCGGGACTTCCTGGGCAAGATCGTGGGCACGGGCCGGTAG
- a CDS encoding amino acid ABC transporter permease, whose protein sequence is MAFQFEPSVVVDTLPMLMRGVWYTIYLTVGGLFFGFLLGVTVGLMKIARPWVARKVAETYVELIRGTPMLVQAMFLYYGVPMAVGIRIPPLMAGIIVIAVNSGAYIAEIVRGAIQSINVGQTEAGRSIGLTRAQTMRYIIWPQAFKRMIPPLGNQFIISLKDTSLLMVIGVGELLRTGQEIVAVNFRAFEVYMAVAMVYLVMTMSIAKALKMLENRLINRTKRA, encoded by the coding sequence ATGGCCTTCCAGTTTGAACCCAGCGTAGTCGTCGACACCCTGCCCATGCTCATGCGCGGCGTCTGGTACACCATCTACCTGACCGTGGGCGGACTCTTTTTCGGATTTCTCCTCGGCGTGACCGTCGGTCTGATGAAAATCGCCCGCCCCTGGGTGGCCCGCAAGGTCGCCGAGACCTACGTCGAACTCATCCGCGGCACGCCCATGCTGGTCCAGGCCATGTTCCTCTACTACGGCGTGCCCATGGCCGTCGGTATCCGCATCCCGCCGCTCATGGCCGGCATCATCGTCATCGCCGTCAACTCCGGCGCCTACATCGCCGAGATCGTGCGCGGCGCCATCCAGTCCATCAACGTCGGCCAGACCGAAGCCGGCCGCTCCATCGGCCTGACCCGGGCCCAGACCATGCGCTACATCATCTGGCCCCAGGCCTTCAAACGCATGATCCCGCCGCTGGGCAACCAGTTCATCATCAGCCTCAAGGACACGTCGCTGCTCATGGTCATCGGCGTGGGCGAACTGCTGCGCACGGGCCAGGAAATCGTGGCCGTCAACTTCCGGGCCTTCGAGGTCTACATGGCCGTGGCCATGGTCTATCTCGTCATGACCATGAGCATCGCCAAGGCTCTGAAAATGCTGGAAAACAGATTGATCAACAGGACGAAGCGGGCATGA
- the glnH gene encoding glutamine ABC transporter substrate-binding protein GlnH: MKRILLFAALVLALCATTASAKKLIVATDTNFPPFEFKDPESGKHTGFDVELWAAIAKEIGAEYDLQPMDFNGIIPGLQSGQLDVGIAGMTIKPERAQVVDFSDPYYNAGLLILVKADNNDIADVKGLAGKVVSTKLGTTSEDFAKKEAGAKEVKLFPNNDAMFMELLAGGADAVIFDSPVVSEFMRTAGKGQVKVVGPLYMGQSYGIAFPKGSDLVSKTNAALKKLKDSGAYRELYIKWFGTEPK; encoded by the coding sequence ATGAAACGCATTCTGCTTTTCGCCGCCCTGGTCCTGGCCCTGTGCGCGACCACCGCGTCGGCCAAGAAACTGATCGTGGCCACGGACACCAATTTCCCGCCCTTCGAGTTCAAGGACCCTGAATCCGGCAAGCACACCGGCTTCGACGTGGAGCTCTGGGCCGCCATCGCCAAGGAAATCGGGGCGGAATACGACCTCCAGCCCATGGACTTCAACGGCATCATCCCCGGCCTGCAGTCCGGCCAGCTCGACGTGGGCATCGCCGGCATGACCATCAAGCCCGAACGCGCCCAGGTCGTGGACTTCTCCGACCCCTACTACAACGCCGGCCTGCTGATCCTGGTCAAGGCCGACAACAACGACATCGCCGACGTCAAGGGCCTGGCCGGCAAGGTCGTGTCCACCAAGCTCGGCACCACCAGCGAGGACTTCGCCAAGAAGGAAGCCGGGGCCAAGGAAGTCAAGCTCTTCCCCAACAATGACGCCATGTTCATGGAACTCCTGGCCGGCGGCGCCGACGCCGTCATCTTCGACTCCCCCGTCGTGTCCGAGTTCATGCGCACCGCCGGCAAGGGCCAGGTCAAGGTCGTCGGTCCCCTGTACATGGGCCAGTCCTACGGCATCGCCTTCCCCAAGGGCAGCGACCTGGTCTCCAAGACCAACGCCGCTCTGAAGAAGCTCAAGGACAGCGGCGCCTACCGCGAACTGTACATCAAGTGGTTCGGCACCGAGCCCAAGTAA
- a CDS encoding DsrE/DsrF/DrsH-like family protein has translation MGTCDLKESAAFITSKDTLDGVYPGLILGINACRIGMSASVFYTFMGINVIRKGWAEKIKFHPPGFMGALPGMSSVATWMMKQKMGKANVPSVTDLQEVAAIEGVRFVACRMTVDMMGIKESDFIDGVTIMTAEEFLRHAKDCKILLYT, from the coding sequence ATGGGTACCTGCGATCTGAAGGAATCGGCTGCTTTCATAACGTCCAAGGACACTCTTGACGGCGTGTATCCGGGTCTCATCCTGGGCATCAACGCCTGTCGCATCGGGATGAGCGCCAGCGTGTTCTACACGTTCATGGGCATCAATGTCATTCGCAAGGGGTGGGCGGAAAAGATCAAATTTCATCCACCGGGCTTCATGGGCGCGCTGCCGGGCATGTCCAGCGTGGCTACCTGGATGATGAAGCAGAAAATGGGCAAGGCCAACGTGCCGTCGGTCACGGATCTGCAGGAGGTCGCGGCCATAGAGGGAGTTCGCTTCGTTGCCTGTCGCATGACCGTGGACATGATGGGAATCAAGGAGAGCGATTTTATCGACGGCGTGACCATCATGACGGCCGAGGAATTCCTGCGGCACGCCAAGGACTGCAAGATTCTTCTCTATACCTGA
- the hypD gene encoding trans-4-hydroxy-L-proline dehydratase: MNDRIARLRRESFETEPSISIERALLETAFYRENYGKHSLPVLRAMVFKDLCEKKTLWLGDGELIVGERGPRPKCVPTFPELTCHSAEDLRVLNSRPMTRYHVSEEDIAAYEREVIPYWTGRSMRDRVFSQVPDEWRAAYEAGLFTEFMEQRAPGHTALDGTIYSTGMLDFKTRIADRLACLDYLHDPLASYRAEQLRAMDIACDAAIVFAERHADLAWERAKTEADPVRKAELTRIAEVCRRVPAHAPRNFWEALQMYWFVHLGTITELNGWDAMTPGHLDQHLAPFYEQGLADGTLTREKAKELLCCLWIKVNNHPAPPKVGVTAKESGTYNDFTNINLGGLKRDGSDGVSDVSYLILEVVDELRLLQPQTSVHVSQKTPDAFLKAAARVIKSGYGYPSVFNTDAVVMEQIRVGKTVEDAREGGCSGCIETGAFGKEAYILTGYLNVPKVLELALNDGRDQLTDRQIGPRTGDPLAFATFDDLYAAFTRQLEWIVDLKVRVNNYIERMYAAHSPAPFLSTVIHDCIEKGLDYYNGGPRYNTNYIQCCGIGTVTDSLSAIKTHVFDTAAVPMDRLLTSLRANFDGAEALRLKLWNKTPFFGNDDDRADDIMRRVYDSLFTAIDGRPNTKGTAYHLNMLSTTCHVYFGKMLGASANGRLAHLPESDGTSPSHGADRNGPTAVVKSLSKMDQIKSGGTLLNQRFLPDVLKTDQDLDKLCRLIRTYFRLNGHHIQFNVVDTETLRHAQANPDEYRNLLVRVAGYSDYFVDLDLDHQEEIIRRTEQEMA, encoded by the coding sequence ATGAACGACAGAATCGCCCGCCTGCGCCGGGAAAGCTTCGAGACCGAGCCATCCATCTCCATCGAGCGCGCCCTCCTCGAAACGGCCTTCTACCGCGAGAACTACGGCAAACATTCCCTGCCCGTGCTGCGAGCCATGGTCTTCAAGGACCTTTGCGAAAAGAAGACCCTCTGGCTCGGCGACGGCGAGCTCATCGTCGGCGAGCGCGGCCCGCGGCCCAAATGCGTGCCGACCTTCCCCGAGCTGACCTGCCACTCGGCCGAGGACCTGCGCGTGCTGAACTCCCGGCCCATGACCCGCTACCATGTGTCCGAAGAGGACATCGCCGCCTACGAGCGCGAGGTCATCCCCTACTGGACGGGCCGGTCCATGCGCGACCGCGTCTTCTCCCAGGTTCCGGACGAATGGCGCGCCGCCTACGAGGCCGGCCTCTTCACCGAGTTCATGGAGCAGCGCGCACCCGGCCACACGGCTCTGGACGGCACCATCTACTCCACGGGCATGCTCGACTTCAAAACGCGCATCGCCGACCGCCTGGCCTGCCTGGACTACCTGCACGACCCCCTGGCCTCGTATCGCGCCGAACAGCTCCGGGCCATGGACATCGCCTGCGACGCGGCCATCGTCTTCGCCGAGCGCCACGCCGACCTGGCCTGGGAAAGGGCCAAGACCGAAGCCGACCCCGTCCGCAAGGCCGAACTGACGCGCATCGCCGAGGTCTGCCGCCGCGTCCCGGCCCACGCCCCGCGAAACTTCTGGGAAGCCCTGCAGATGTACTGGTTCGTGCACCTGGGCACCATCACGGAACTGAACGGCTGGGATGCCATGACCCCCGGCCACCTGGACCAGCACCTCGCGCCCTTCTACGAGCAGGGCCTGGCCGACGGCACCCTGACCCGCGAAAAGGCCAAGGAGCTGCTCTGCTGCCTGTGGATCAAGGTCAACAACCACCCCGCCCCGCCCAAGGTCGGTGTCACCGCCAAGGAGAGCGGCACTTATAACGACTTCACCAACATCAATCTGGGCGGGCTGAAACGCGACGGCTCCGACGGCGTGAGCGACGTCTCCTACCTCATCCTCGAGGTCGTGGACGAACTGCGCCTCCTGCAGCCCCAGACCAGCGTCCACGTCAGCCAGAAGACCCCCGACGCCTTCCTCAAGGCCGCCGCCCGCGTCATCAAGAGCGGCTACGGCTACCCGTCCGTCTTCAACACCGACGCCGTGGTCATGGAGCAGATCCGCGTCGGCAAGACCGTGGAGGACGCCCGCGAGGGCGGCTGCTCGGGCTGCATCGAGACCGGCGCCTTCGGCAAGGAAGCCTACATCCTGACCGGCTACCTGAACGTGCCCAAGGTCCTGGAACTGGCCCTGAACGACGGCCGTGACCAGCTCACGGACCGCCAGATCGGCCCGCGCACCGGCGACCCGCTCGCCTTCGCGACCTTCGACGACCTCTACGCCGCCTTCACCCGCCAGCTCGAATGGATCGTGGACCTCAAGGTCCGCGTCAACAACTACATCGAACGCATGTACGCCGCCCACTCGCCCGCGCCCTTCCTGTCCACGGTCATCCACGACTGCATCGAGAAGGGCCTCGACTACTACAACGGCGGCCCGCGCTACAACACCAACTACATCCAGTGCTGCGGCATCGGCACCGTCACCGACAGCCTCTCGGCCATCAAGACCCACGTCTTCGACACCGCCGCCGTCCCCATGGACCGTCTCCTGACGTCCCTGCGCGCCAACTTCGACGGCGCCGAGGCCCTGCGCCTCAAACTCTGGAACAAGACCCCCTTCTTCGGCAACGACGACGACCGCGCCGACGACATCATGCGCCGCGTCTACGACTCCCTCTTCACCGCCATCGACGGGCGCCCCAACACCAAGGGCACGGCCTACCACCTGAACATGCTCTCCACCACCTGCCACGTCTACTTCGGCAAGATGCTCGGCGCCTCGGCCAACGGTCGCCTCGCGCACCTGCCCGAGTCCGACGGCACCTCGCCCTCCCACGGCGCGGACCGAAACGGCCCCACCGCCGTGGTCAAGTCCCTGTCCAAGATGGACCAGATCAAGTCCGGCGGCACCCTCCTCAACCAGCGCTTCCTCCCGGACGTTCTCAAAACCGACCAAGACCTCGACAAGCTCTGCCGCCTGATCCGCACCTACTTCCGCCTGAACGGACACCACATCCAGTTCAACGTCGTGGACACCGAAACCCTGCGCCACGCCCAGGCCAACCCCGACGAATACCGCAACCTCCTCGTCCGCGTGGCCGGCTACAGCGACTACTTCGTCGACCTCGACCTCGACCACCAGGAAGAGATCATCCGGCGGACCGAGCAGGAGATGGCGTAG
- a CDS encoding glycyl-radical enzyme activating protein produces MPVTNPSGTIFAIKRYALHDGPDLRVTVFLKGCPLSCLWCHNPEGMRPGTQILSIPDRCVGCGECLTACPQGALSAGPASVRRDAGACTACGACVETCPALAHEALGRSWTVAEVMAEIEKELPFFEGSQGGVTFSGGEPLAQPDFLEALLAACLRLGVHRAVDTSGFATAETALRIARHTDLFLFDLKHMDPAAHLRATGVDNAPILANLRLLAESGAHVQLRLPLIPGFNDGDENIRRTGLLAASLPGVDGIDVLPYHSTAKGKYAKLGLAYPGADLPAADPQQTEWAAEILRNCGLTVRIGG; encoded by the coding sequence ATGCCCGTCACGAACCCATCCGGAACCATCTTCGCCATCAAGCGCTACGCCCTGCACGACGGCCCCGACCTGCGCGTGACCGTGTTCCTCAAGGGCTGTCCCCTGTCCTGCCTCTGGTGCCACAACCCCGAGGGCATGCGGCCGGGCACGCAGATCCTGAGCATTCCCGACCGGTGCGTGGGCTGCGGCGAATGCCTGACGGCCTGCCCCCAGGGCGCCCTCTCGGCCGGACCGGCCTCCGTGCGACGGGATGCCGGAGCCTGCACGGCATGCGGTGCCTGCGTCGAAACCTGCCCTGCCCTGGCCCACGAGGCCTTGGGCAGGAGTTGGACCGTGGCCGAGGTCATGGCCGAGATCGAAAAGGAACTCCCCTTTTTCGAGGGCAGCCAGGGCGGCGTGACGTTTTCCGGCGGCGAGCCCCTGGCACAGCCCGATTTCCTGGAAGCGCTCCTCGCGGCCTGCCTTCGCCTCGGCGTCCACCGCGCCGTGGACACCAGCGGCTTCGCAACGGCCGAGACCGCGCTGCGCATCGCCCGCCACACGGACCTCTTCCTCTTCGACCTCAAGCACATGGACCCGGCCGCACACCTCCGCGCCACGGGCGTGGACAACGCCCCCATCCTCGCCAACCTCCGCCTCCTGGCCGAGTCCGGGGCGCACGTCCAGCTGCGCCTACCCCTCATACCGGGGTTCAACGACGGCGATGAAAACATACGGCGGACGGGCCTCCTGGCCGCCTCCCTGCCGGGCGTGGACGGCATCGACGTGCTGCCCTACCACTCCACGGCCAAAGGCAAGTACGCCAAGCTCGGCCTCGCCTACCCCGGAGCCGATCTCCCCGCCGCCGACCCGCAACAGACGGAGTGGGCCGCGGAAATCTTACGGAACTGCGGGCTCACGGTCCGCATCGGAGGATAG
- a CDS encoding RNA recognition motif domain-containing protein → MSKNIYVGNLPWSATEQDVENLFATYGQVANVKLISDRETGRARGFGFVEMESGAEEAIAALDGADYGGRSLKVNEARPRPERERRPRW, encoded by the coding sequence ATGTCGAAGAACATTTATGTCGGAAACCTGCCTTGGAGTGCCACCGAGCAGGACGTGGAAAACCTGTTTGCCACCTACGGCCAGGTTGCCAATGTGAAACTCATTTCCGACCGTGAGACAGGCAGAGCCCGCGGGTTTGGTTTCGTGGAGATGGAGAGCGGCGCCGAAGAGGCCATCGCCGCCCTGGACGGTGCCGATTACGGCGGACGTTCCCTGAAGGTCAACGAAGCCCGTCCGCGCCCCGAGCGTGAACGCCGGCCCAGATGGTAG